A genomic region of Caenorhabditis elegans chromosome V contains the following coding sequences:
- the nhr-101 gene encoding Nuclear Hormone Receptor family (Product from WormBase gene class nhr;~Partially confirmed by transcript evidence) codes for MQFEELCLVCNDLSSGYHYGVPSCNGCKTFFRRTIMKKQLFVCQHEKNCPVDKSIRCACRFCRFEKCIQVGMDKSALQASRDRIGYTKRTRKPKTKDVSFSSSSEMSPGSYFAESPGYAQKAFETYWSYVVSREKASNEMRLSDYLPKRSLKEALCSKSLLNDPIFLSKYALPSSKHTYTSLRFITQTDYHYWHERDWFVLTEYAKTFKIFEALSYADKAELVRHSAITLPALNQVYNSPDHGLDTVVFPDGTYYDRTHEPTRPSGLNRKKYQVLDLVLKPFREIDINFNEFAAFKAITFLNPDADVSLQAKLAINEERISVTKQLYDYMVRNDGIEKAIKRFSRLILIGTSMSKMACESKEAVWIADFFENIGYTSFAKELFFGDYDSDV; via the exons atgcagTTCGAGGAGCTATGCCTGGTATGTAATGATCTATCAAGTGGATATCATTATGGAGTTCCATCTTGTAATGGATG caaaacgtTCTTCCGCCGAACAATAATGAAAAAACAGCTCTTCGTCTGTCAACACGAGAAAAATTGTCCAGTTGACAAAAGTATCCGATGTGCGTGCCGTTTTTGTCGAttcgaaaaatgtattcaagTTGGAATGGATAAATCTGCACTACAAGCATCAAGAGATCGGATTGGATACACAAAAAGAACGAGAAAACCTAAAACGAAAGATGTATCATTTAGTAGTTCAAGTGAAATGTCTCCAGGAAGTTATTTTGCTGAATCTCCTGGATATGCTCAAAAAGCATTTGAAACATATTGGAGCTATGTAGTCAGTAGAGAAAAAGC ATCTAATGAAATGCGTCTGTCAGATTATCTACCAAAGAGAAGTTTGAAAGAAGCCCTGTgctcaaaaagtttattaaatGATCCGATATTTTTAAGCAAGTATGCTCTTCCA AGCTCCAAACATACTTATACATCATTGAGGTTTATTACACAAACTGACTATCATTATTGGCACGAGAGAGACTGGTTTGTGCTGACGGAATATgcaaaaacgtttaaaatttttgaagcccTTTCGTATGCTGACAag gctgAATTAGTACGGCACTCTGCAATCACTTTACCAGCTTTAAACCAAGTTTACAACTCTCCAGACCATGGGCTGGATACTGTTGTATTTCCAGATGGAACATATTATGATAGAACACATGAACCAACCAG ACCTTCTGGATTGAACAGGAAAAAATATCAGGTTCTTGATTTAGTTTTGAAACCATTCAGAGAAATTGatataaatttcaatgaatttgCTGCGTTCAAAGCAATCACGTTTTTGAATCCAG ACGCTGATGTTTCTCTCCAAGCAAAGTTGGCAATAAATGAGGAACGAATATCTGTAACTAAACAACTTTATGACTATATGGTGAGAAACGATGGAATTGAAAAAGCTATAAAAAG ATTTAGCCGTCTAATTCTCATTGGAACTTCGATGTCGAAAATGGCTTGTGAATCGAAAGAAGCTGTTTGGATCGctgatttctttgaaaatattggataTACTAGTTTTGCAAAAGAACTTTTCTTTGGCGATTATGATTCAGATGTATAA
- the pms-2 gene encoding Mismatch repair endonuclease PMS2 (Confirmed by transcript evidence), translating into MSQNKIERISKEVAERLTTAQVVVSLSSAIRQLIDNSIDAGSTIIDIRVKNNGFESIEVQDNGSGIEARNFDALCKPHSTSKLTQFSDFDKLATLGFRGEALNALCTVSSVSIFTRASDTEIGTRLTYDHSGNIICRQSAARELGTTIIVNKLFETLPVRRKELERSQKREFVKLLSTVQSFALLCPHIKILCTNNINGKKTNLICTPGGTTSIQDVVANLFGIARKIENSKIGSGLIPIQQNQPDVEIMTIHSVPMEEMHFFDLFKIRGFVSSCEHGCGRGTSDRQFVYINNRPVEYSRVCSVINDVYKQFNKKQYPIIVLFIDVPPEKIDVNVTPDKKTVMLEKERHLLAVVRASMMKTYLKIVGSHSTVRSSVEDRRIMNLSQQSFSNASFMSSKSSTPDDFNNTTLNSTYPEDSLLNTSDLLKQRKENRSPPAKKSCPMIRRTEPFHSVPSTSNSRTQRLENFSFTMEPKRVEVSKKIPSKSDKKLTDEELRSAVIEENPLKKAGEIDDIEILEQSQESQDVNESQCSQDSQTSQNSRVSYFTLRPQQKIKFSMKLLREAYSPKTDETDDNTEEAEVSAEKDVLNEITTKINKEENDDAERQLSRSLTKDDFSKMKIIGQFNHGFIICRLRGHLFIVDQHASDEKYNFERLQSSAKLTKQPLFMPTALGFGAVQELIIRENLPIFHANGFDFEFSENDGCIKTFLTARPELLNQQLTNSDLEEILAVVSQYPNQMYRPVRIRKIFASKACRKSVMIGKPLNQREMTQIIRHLAKLDQPWNCPHGRPTIRHLASLPDRAEFE; encoded by the exons ATGtcgcaaaataaaattgaacgAATATCAAAGGAAGTAGCAGAACGATTGACAACCGCCCAG GTTGTTGTCAGCTTGTCAAGTGCAATTCGGCAGTTAATCGACAATTCAATCGATGCTGGTTCGACAATTATCGATATCCGCGTAAAGAATAATGGTTTTGAAAGTATAGAAGTTCAGGATAACGGCTCCGGAATTGAAGCAAGAAACTTTGACGCACTCTGTAAACCACATTCTACATCGAAACTCacacaattttccgattttgatAAATTAGCTACATTGGGATTCAGAGGAGAAGCTTTAAATGCTCTCTGTACTGTAAG CTCAGTCAGTATCTTCACACGTGCATCAGACACTGAAATTGGCACTCGACTCACTTACGATCATTCTGGAAATATCATTTGCCGTCAATCTGCTGCTAGAGAACTTGGAACTACGATTATTGtgaataaactttttgagacTCTTCCTGTGCGTCGAAAAGAGCTGGAAAGAAGTCAAAAAAGAGAATTCGTTAAATTATTAAGCACTGTTCAATCGTTTGCTCTCCTCTGCCCTCACATTAAAATACTTTGCACAAATAATATCAATGGAAAGAAAACCAATCTAATTTGCACTCCAGGAGGAACTACATCAATTCAAGACGTCGTTGCAAATTTGTTTGGTATCGCCCGCaagattgaaaattcgaaaataggGTCAGGACTGATTCCTATTCAACAAAACCAGCCAGATGTAGAGATTATGACAATCCACTCGGTTCCAATGGAGGAAATGCATTTTTTCGAccttttcaa GATTCGTGGTTTTGTTAGTAGCTGTGAACATGGATGCGGTCGTGGAACATCTGATCGTCAATTTGTTTATATCAACAATAGGCCTGTGGAATATTCAAGA gtcTGCAGTGTTATCAACGATGTTTATAagcaattcaacaaaaaacaataccCGATCATTGTTCTCTTCATCGATGTTCCACCCG aaaaaatcgacGTTAATGTAACACCCGATAAGAAAACAGTTATGTTGGAGAAAGAACGGCATTTGCTTGCAGTGGTTCGAGCATCAATGATGAAgacttatttgaaaattgttggatCACACTCGACAGTGAGAAGTAGTGTAGAAGATCGAAGAATTATGAATCTTTCTCAACAAAGTTTTTCCAATGCAAG tTTCATGTCTTCAAAATCGTCGACTCCAGATGATTTTAATAACACGACTCTGAATTCCACGTATCCTGAAGATTCCCTACTCAATACTTCTGATCTTCTGAAACAACGGAAAGAAAACAGATCACCACCAGCGAAAAAGTCATGTCCGATGATCAGAAGGACTGAACCATTTCATAGTGTTCCTTCCACTTCAAACTCGAGAACACAGCGCCTGGAAAATTTCTCATTTACGATGGAACCAAAAAGAGtagaagtttccaaaaagATCCCTTCGAAATCAGACAAGAAGCTCACTGATGAAGAATTGAGAAGTGCTGTGATTGAAGAAAATCCACTGAAAAAAGCTGGAGAGATCGATGACATTGAAATTCTTGAGCAATCACAAGAATCACAAGATGTAAATGAATCACAATGTTCACAGGATTCtcaaacttctcaaaattctAGAGTATCATATTTTACGCTGCGACCTCAACAGAAA ATAAAATTCTCTATGAAGTTGCTCCGTGAAGCATACTCGCCGAAAACTGATGAAACAGACGATAACACAGAAGAAGCTGAAGTATCTGCTGAAAAGGATGTATTGAAtgaaataacaacaaaaatcaataaagaaGAGAATGATGATGCCGAGAGACAATTATCCAGATCATTGAC aaaagacgatttttcaaaaatgaaaatcattgGTCAATTCAACCACGGATTCATCATTTGCCGCCTACGTGGTCATCTATTCATCGTTGATCAGCATGCCAGCgacgaaaaatataattttgaacgTCTTCAGAGCAGTGCTAAACTCACTAAACAGCCACTTTTCAT gcCAACTGCGCTTGGTTTTGGAGCTGTACAAGAGTTGATCATTCGTGAGaatttgcccattttccaCGCAAATGGTTTCGATTTCGAATTCAGCGAAAATGATGGAtgcattaaaacatttttgactgCAAGGCCCGAGCTTCTAAATCAACAACTCACGAATAGTG ATCTCGAAGAAATTCTGGCAGTGGTATCACAATATCCTAATCAGATGTACCGTCCAGTTCGTATTCGTAAAATTTTTGCGTCCAAAGCATGCAGAAAATCCGTAATGATTGGAAAACCATTGAATCAACGTGAAATGACACAAATTATTCGTCATCTGGCGAAGCTAGATCAACCATGG AACTGTCCGCATGGAAGACCCACAATTCGTCACTTGGCATCTTTACCTGATCGAGCCGAATTTGAATAA
- the srx-87 gene encoding G-protein coupled receptors family 1 profile domain-containing protein (Predicted), producing MSNSTALDYQDSLNLTVGCLLLVIGTFGIVCNSLILYIFFNEKTERTSFNLICVLRSFSNIYILLTTFIGIFFPKTILGYLPIPPFLESTIIHISLTLYLGNEYQIILVAINRFIALFFPRYYNMICGIKTTLGLLTSIYTFRIIVVIFETIDKFEKQCNTFFSLEMLAFKYDEKHKCQFKDNILTVVTITFLMMTIINGTTLIKIITFYRSNQSETLESKSRIRRNVLLFLQTGLQDSLYLIDLLFMMKLSQLSDTRVWSFISGTFVWQCLHSIDGFIMIMFNERLTLLKKKLFQSTLSTHHVTHKLTVSVVQSMPDVGS from the exons ATGTCCAACTCAACCGCCCTCGACTATCAAGATTCTCTGAATTTGACTGTCGGCTGCCTGCTTCTAGTG ATTGGTACTTTCGGCATTGTTTGCAATAgtttaattttgtatatatttttcaatgagaaAACCGAAAGAACttcttttaatttgatttgTGTGCTCAGGAgcttttcaaatatatatattcttCTAACAACTTTCATTGGAATATTCTTTCCTAAAACTATTCT AGGATATTTACCAATTCCTCCATTTCTTGAAAGTACTATAATTCACATATCACTTACACTCTATCTTGGAAACGAATATCAAATTATTCTTGTGGCAATAAATCGTTTCATTGCACTATTTTTCCCAAGATACTATAACATGATTTGCGGAATTAAAACAACATtg GGTCTCCTTACATCTATTTATACTTTTCGAATCATTGTTGTTATCTTTGAAACAATAGATAAATTCG aaaagcaGTGTAATACGTTTTTCTCGTTAGAAATGCTTGCTTTTAAGTACGACGAAAAACATAAATGCCAATTTAAAGACAATATTCTGACCGTGGTGACGATTACATTTTTGATGATGACGATTATAAATGGAACAACTCTCATCAAGATTATAACATTTTACAGG tcaaatcaAAGCGAAACTCTAGAATCTAAATCTCGTATTCGTCGAAACGTGTTGCTGTTTCTGCAAACAGGACTACAGGACTCACTTTATCTTATTGATCTCCTGTTTATGATGAAGTTAAGCCAACTTAGTGATACTCGTGTCTGGTCCTTTATCAGTGGAACTTTTGTCTGGCAGTGTCTACATTCTATAGATGG atttatcatGATTATGTTTAATGAGAGGCTGACACTGCTCaagaaaaagttgtttcagAGCACATTATCCACACATCACGTTACTCACAAATTAACTGTTTCAGTTGTACAATCAATGCCAGATGTCGGTAgctag
- the H12C20.7 gene encoding uncharacterized protein (Partially confirmed by transcript evidence) has translation MRNRWRVISKNQYDQNTRVLSFHRRQCSLLFSSVLTPELLKLYFNSTVTDIRSSFIANFAWRETSASGIYQNKFKFNRNFELTWIQKRDCFERSKFIEIYINFSEWFQN, from the exons ATGAGAAATAGATGGAG GGTCATTTCAAAGAATCAATACGATCAAAACACACGTGTGTTATCATTTCACAGGAGGCAATGttcacttcttttttcttctgttttaaCACCGGAACTTCTAAAACTGTATTTCAATAGTACTG TTACAGATATTCGTTCCTCATTTATTGCCAACTTTGCTTGGAGAGAAACATCAGCGTCTGGAAtctatcaaaataaatttaaatttaacagAAACTTCGAACTAACCTGGATTCAAAAACGTGATTGCTTTGAACGCAGcaaattcattgaaatttatatCAATTTCTCTGAATGGTTTCAAAACTAA